A genome region from Microbacterium terricola includes the following:
- a CDS encoding GNAT family N-acetyltransferase has product MTTIDALAAADRDEWLPLWHAYIRFYESTVADEVTDSTFRRLVAGDGLHGAIARDETGAAIGFVNWLTHTATWTTTTYCYLEDLFVAPEARGSGTGRALISHVERWAREQGCAKVYWLTAETNTTARALYDRVAERTGFIHYEIGL; this is encoded by the coding sequence GTGACGACCATCGACGCTCTCGCCGCAGCCGACCGGGACGAGTGGCTGCCCCTCTGGCACGCGTACATCCGGTTCTACGAATCGACCGTGGCCGACGAGGTCACCGACTCCACATTCCGGCGCCTCGTGGCGGGCGACGGGCTGCACGGCGCGATCGCCCGCGACGAGACGGGTGCGGCGATCGGATTCGTGAACTGGCTCACCCACACGGCCACGTGGACGACGACGACGTACTGCTACCTCGAGGACCTCTTCGTCGCCCCGGAGGCCCGCGGGTCGGGGACGGGCCGCGCGCTCATCTCGCACGTGGAGCGGTGGGCGCGCGAGCAGGGCTGCGCGAAGGTGTACTGGCTGACCGCCGAGACCAACACCACGGCCCGCGCGCTCTACGACCGGGTGGCTGAGCGCACCGGCTTCATCCACTACGAGATCGGGCTCTAG
- a CDS encoding alpha,alpha-trehalose-phosphate synthase (UDP-forming), whose product MSTAEFVVVANRLPVDRGADGEWNRSPGGLVAALEPVMQRADGAWVGWAGQPDLDIEPFEFDGMLLVPVPLSAEDIELYYEGMSNDTFWPLYHDVISPPRYRRVWWEAYVAVNRRFAEAAATAVSDGGTVWVQDYQLQLVPQMLRELRPDLTIGYFHHIPFPAYGLYSQLPWRRQVLEGLMGADVIGFQRVADAGNFTRSIRRLFHYETRASGISVPQADGTTRVALAKAFPISIDADAYIELAQRPDVQARALEIRESLGNPKKILLGVDRLDYTKGIRHRMKAFGELLQDGRINVEDVTLVQVASPSRERVDAYMQLRDEIELTVGRINGDYDTMGHTAIRYLHQGYPREEMVALYLAADVMLVTALRDGMNLVAKEYVAARIDNRGTLVLSEFAGAADELGMALRINPHDIGALKNTIMRAIEMPGAEQGRRMRALRRKVIENDVDAWSRSFLSALASVRSRRTDAKGTTKGSA is encoded by the coding sequence GTGTCCACAGCTGAGTTCGTCGTCGTCGCCAACCGCCTCCCCGTGGATCGCGGTGCGGACGGGGAGTGGAACCGTTCGCCCGGTGGACTCGTGGCCGCGCTCGAGCCCGTCATGCAACGTGCCGACGGCGCATGGGTCGGCTGGGCGGGCCAGCCCGACCTCGACATCGAGCCGTTCGAGTTCGACGGGATGCTGCTGGTCCCCGTCCCGCTGAGCGCCGAGGACATCGAGCTCTACTACGAGGGCATGTCCAACGACACGTTCTGGCCGCTGTACCACGACGTGATCTCGCCGCCGCGGTATCGGCGAGTGTGGTGGGAGGCGTACGTCGCCGTCAACCGCCGTTTCGCCGAGGCCGCGGCCACCGCCGTCTCCGACGGGGGGACGGTCTGGGTGCAGGACTACCAGCTGCAGCTCGTCCCGCAGATGCTCCGAGAGCTGCGTCCCGATCTCACGATCGGATACTTCCACCACATTCCCTTCCCGGCATACGGGCTGTACTCGCAGCTCCCGTGGCGCCGGCAGGTGCTGGAGGGCCTGATGGGCGCCGACGTCATCGGCTTCCAGCGCGTCGCCGACGCCGGCAACTTCACGCGGTCGATCCGGCGCCTGTTCCACTACGAGACCAGAGCCTCCGGCATCTCGGTGCCGCAGGCCGACGGCACCACCCGCGTCGCCCTCGCCAAGGCCTTCCCGATCTCGATCGACGCCGACGCGTACATCGAGCTGGCGCAGCGTCCCGATGTGCAGGCGAGGGCGCTCGAGATCCGCGAGAGCCTCGGCAACCCGAAGAAGATCCTGCTCGGCGTCGACCGGCTCGACTACACGAAGGGCATCCGCCATCGTATGAAGGCGTTCGGCGAGCTTCTGCAGGACGGTCGCATCAACGTCGAGGACGTCACCCTCGTGCAGGTCGCGAGCCCGAGCCGTGAGCGGGTCGACGCGTACATGCAGCTGCGCGACGAGATCGAGCTGACGGTGGGCCGCATCAACGGCGACTACGACACCATGGGGCACACCGCGATCCGCTACCTGCACCAGGGGTACCCCCGCGAGGAGATGGTGGCGCTGTACCTCGCTGCCGACGTCATGCTCGTCACCGCCCTGCGCGACGGCATGAACCTCGTCGCCAAGGAGTACGTCGCCGCGCGCATCGACAACCGCGGGACCCTGGTGCTGAGCGAGTTCGCCGGCGCGGCCGACGAACTCGGCATGGCGCTGCGCATCAACCCGCACGACATCGGCGCGCTCAAGAACACGATCATGCGGGCGATCGAGATGCCGGGCGCCGAGCAGGGTCGCCGGATGCGGGCGCTGCGCAGGAAGGTCATCGAGAACGACGTCGACGCGTGGTCGCGGTCGTTCCTGTCCGCCCTCGCCTCCGTGCGCAGCAGGCGGACCGACGCGAAGGGCACGACGAAGGGATCCGCATGA
- a CDS encoding acetyl-CoA C-acetyltransferase: MNHDDVVIVAAARTPQGRLKGQLAALPATALGSIAIRGALEKAGIPASAVDAVLVGQVLPAGAGQNPARQAAIGAGIGWDVHAGSVNKVCLSGLTAIIDGARMLRLGDATVVVAAGMESMTRSPHLLTGSRDGWAYGSVEVLDHMAYDGLTDAFDRESMGASTERLNASYEVTREAQDAVAARSHQRAAAAQADGVFDAEIVPVEIPQRKGPAVVVTADEGIRPGTTAETLAGLRPAFAEGGTITAGNSSQISDGASAVVLTTRAHADEAGWPVLAVVGASGQVAGPDNSLHAQPARAIEKALGKQGITASDLDLVEINEAFGAVVARSQAELGLGDDVVNIHGGGIAIGHPIGASGNRLVVHAVHELVRRGGGTAAVALCGGGGQGDALILTR; the protein is encoded by the coding sequence ATGAACCACGACGACGTCGTCATCGTCGCTGCCGCGCGCACGCCGCAGGGGCGACTCAAGGGACAGCTCGCCGCTCTGCCGGCAACGGCACTCGGCTCGATCGCGATCCGCGGAGCGCTGGAGAAGGCCGGGATCCCCGCATCCGCCGTCGATGCAGTGCTCGTCGGGCAGGTGCTTCCGGCCGGCGCTGGTCAGAACCCCGCTCGCCAGGCCGCGATCGGCGCGGGAATCGGCTGGGACGTGCACGCCGGCTCGGTCAACAAGGTGTGCCTGTCCGGCCTCACCGCCATCATCGACGGGGCGAGGATGCTGCGCCTCGGCGACGCGACGGTGGTCGTGGCAGCGGGCATGGAGTCGATGACCCGGTCGCCGCACCTGCTGACGGGTTCGCGCGACGGATGGGCCTACGGCTCAGTCGAGGTGCTCGATCACATGGCCTACGACGGCCTCACCGATGCATTCGACCGCGAGAGCATGGGCGCGTCGACAGAGCGCCTCAACGCGAGCTACGAGGTGACGAGGGAGGCGCAGGATGCTGTCGCCGCCCGCTCTCACCAGCGGGCCGCCGCGGCGCAGGCGGACGGCGTCTTCGACGCCGAGATCGTGCCCGTCGAGATCCCCCAGCGGAAGGGCCCCGCGGTCGTCGTGACCGCAGACGAGGGGATCCGCCCCGGCACCACCGCGGAGACGCTCGCCGGGCTCCGGCCCGCGTTCGCCGAGGGCGGCACGATCACGGCGGGCAACTCGTCACAGATCTCCGACGGCGCCTCGGCGGTGGTGCTGACCACGCGCGCGCATGCCGACGAGGCGGGCTGGCCCGTGCTCGCTGTCGTGGGCGCCTCCGGCCAGGTCGCCGGGCCGGACAACTCGCTGCACGCGCAGCCGGCGCGCGCGATCGAGAAGGCTCTCGGGAAGCAGGGCATCACCGCATCCGATCTCGATCTCGTCGAGATCAACGAGGCGTTCGGCGCGGTCGTGGCGCGCTCTCAGGCCGAGCTCGGACTGGGCGACGACGTCGTCAACATCCACGGCGGCGGCATCGCGATCGGCCACCCGATCGGCGCCTCCGGCAACCGGCTCGTCGTGCACGCCGTGCACGAACTGGTGCGCCGGGGCGGGGGGACCGCCGCAGTGGCGCTGTGCGGCGGAGGCGGTCAAGGCGACGCCCTCATCCTGACCCGCTGA